A genomic segment from Pseudomonas sessilinigenes encodes:
- a CDS encoding D-alanine--D-alanine ligase, whose protein sequence is MTAAYANLFSTVAPADFGRVAVLYGGKSAEREVSLKSGKAVLEALQSGGVDAFGIDVGDDLLQRLLNEKIDRAFIILHGRGGEDGSMQGLLECLGIPYTGSGILASALAMDKLRTKQVWHSLGIPTPRHAVLSSESDCICAVAELGMPLIVKPAHEGSSIGMAKVTTSSELIEAWKAASTYDSQVLVEQWIQGPEFTIATLRGQVLPPIALGTPHTFYDYDAKYLASDTQYRIPCGLDADKEQELMELTAKACEALGIAGWARADVMQDAQGQFWFLEVNTAPGMTDHSLVPMAARAAGLDFQQLVLAILAASLEARG, encoded by the coding sequence ATGACTGCTGCCTACGCCAACCTGTTCTCCACCGTAGCGCCGGCCGATTTCGGTCGCGTGGCCGTGCTGTATGGCGGCAAGAGCGCCGAGCGCGAGGTTTCGCTGAAGTCCGGCAAGGCCGTGCTCGAAGCCCTGCAAAGCGGCGGTGTGGATGCGTTCGGCATCGACGTCGGCGACGACCTGTTGCAGCGCTTGCTGAACGAGAAGATCGATCGCGCCTTCATCATCCTCCACGGTCGTGGTGGTGAGGACGGCAGCATGCAGGGCCTGCTGGAGTGCCTGGGGATCCCCTACACCGGCAGTGGCATCCTCGCCTCGGCCCTGGCCATGGACAAGCTGCGGACCAAGCAGGTCTGGCACAGCCTGGGCATTCCGACTCCACGCCATGCGGTGCTGAGCTCTGAAAGCGACTGTATTTGCGCAGTGGCGGAACTGGGCATGCCTTTGATCGTCAAACCGGCCCATGAAGGCTCCAGTATCGGTATGGCCAAGGTGACCACCAGCTCCGAATTGATCGAGGCATGGAAGGCGGCCAGTACCTATGATTCGCAAGTGTTGGTCGAGCAATGGATCCAGGGTCCGGAGTTCACCATCGCGACCCTGCGTGGCCAGGTCCTGCCCCCTATTGCCCTGGGTACTCCCCATACTTTCTACGACTACGACGCCAAGTACCTGGCATCCGATACCCAGTACCGGATCCCTTGTGGCCTGGATGCCGACAAAGAGCAGGAACTGATGGAGCTCACGGCCAAGGCCTGCGAGGCGCTCGGTATCGCCGGTTGGGCGCGGGCCGATGTGATGCAGGATGCCCAGGGGCAGTTCTGGTTCCTGGAAGTGAATACCGCTCCAGGCATGACCGATCACAGCCTGGTGCCGATGGCCGCCCGCGCGGCCGGTCTGGATTTCCAGCAGCTGGTATTGGCCATCCTGGCAGCCAGTCTTGAGGCGCGAGGTTAA
- a CDS encoding cell division protein FtsQ/DivIB, producing the protein MQGASLRHQQPAAPGRKPVPRGASRMVAKEPMSVRLPKANFGFLKGLFWPVLLVALGFGTYEGAQRLLPYADRPITKIAVQGDLSYISQQAVQQRIAPYVAASFFTIDLASMRTELEQMPWIAHAEVRRVWPDQVVIRLEEQLPVARWGDEALLNNQGQAFTPRELANYEHLPQLFGPQRAQQQVMQQYQVLSQMLRPLGFSIARLELRERGSWFLTTGAGSAGPGIELLLGRDHLVEKMRRFIAIYEKTLKEQITNIARIDLRYANGLAVGWRDSAAPTTARPAVAKN; encoded by the coding sequence ATGCAAGGCGCATCGCTTCGTCATCAGCAACCTGCAGCACCCGGCCGCAAGCCGGTGCCGCGGGGTGCCAGCCGGATGGTGGCCAAAGAGCCGATGTCGGTGCGTCTGCCGAAGGCCAATTTCGGCTTTCTGAAAGGTTTGTTCTGGCCGGTGCTGTTGGTGGCCCTGGGGTTCGGCACCTATGAAGGTGCCCAGCGCCTGTTGCCTTATGCCGATCGCCCGATCACCAAGATCGCGGTGCAAGGGGACTTGAGCTACATCAGCCAACAAGCGGTGCAGCAGCGGATCGCGCCTTACGTCGCGGCGAGCTTCTTCACCATCGACCTGGCGAGCATGCGCACCGAGCTGGAGCAGATGCCCTGGATCGCTCATGCCGAGGTACGTCGGGTGTGGCCGGACCAAGTGGTGATTCGCCTGGAAGAACAACTGCCTGTGGCCCGTTGGGGCGATGAGGCACTGTTGAACAACCAGGGCCAGGCCTTCACCCCGCGTGAGCTGGCGAACTATGAACACTTGCCGCAGTTGTTCGGGCCGCAGCGGGCCCAGCAGCAAGTGATGCAGCAGTATCAGGTGTTGAGCCAGATGCTGCGACCGCTGGGCTTTTCGATCGCCCGTCTGGAGCTGCGTGAGCGTGGCAGTTGGTTCCTGACCACCGGTGCCGGCAGTGCCGGCCCGGGTATCGAGTTGCTGCTGGGTCGCGATCATCTGGTGGAGAAGATGCGCCGCTTCATTGCCATTTATGAAAAAACGCTGAAAGAACAGATCACGAACATCGCGCGCATCGATCTGCGCTACGCCAACGGCCTGGCCGTCGGCTGGCGCGATTCGGCGGCACCCACGACGGCGCGGCCCGCTGTCGCGAAGAATTAA
- the ftsA gene encoding cell division protein FtsA, protein MANVQSGKMIVGLDIGTSKVVALVGEVAADGSLEIVGIGTHPSRGLKKGVVVNIESTVQSIQRAVEEAQLMAGCRIHSAFVGVAGNHIRSLNSHGIVAIRDREVSSADLERVLDAAQAVAIPADQRVLHTLPQDYVIDNQEGVREPLGMSGVRLEAKVHVVTCAVNAAQNIEKCVRRCGLEIDDIILEQLASAYAVLTDDEKELGVCLVDIGGGTTDMAIFTEGAIRHTAVIPIAGDQVTNDIAMALRTPTQYAEEIKIRYACALAKLAGAGETIKVPSVGDRPPRELSRQALAEVVEPRYDELFTLIQAELRRSGYEDLIPAGIVLTGGTSKMEGAVELAEEIFHMPVRLGVPHSVKGLSDVVRNPIYSTGVGLLQYGLQKQSDGIQFSGIGNRDSYSSDEPKAALIDRIKSWVQGNF, encoded by the coding sequence ATGGCAAATGTGCAAAGCGGCAAAATGATCGTCGGCCTGGATATCGGCACCTCCAAGGTGGTGGCGCTGGTAGGCGAAGTCGCGGCCGATGGCTCGCTGGAAATCGTCGGTATCGGCACCCATCCATCCCGCGGCCTGAAGAAGGGCGTGGTGGTGAATATCGAGTCCACCGTGCAGTCGATCCAGCGCGCAGTGGAAGAGGCGCAACTGATGGCGGGCTGCCGTATCCACTCGGCGTTCGTCGGCGTGGCGGGTAACCACATCCGCAGCCTGAACTCCCACGGCATCGTGGCGATCCGTGATCGCGAGGTCAGCTCGGCGGATCTGGAGCGGGTACTCGACGCTGCCCAGGCCGTGGCGATTCCAGCGGACCAGCGTGTCCTGCACACCCTGCCGCAGGACTACGTGATCGATAACCAGGAGGGCGTTCGCGAGCCCCTGGGCATGTCCGGCGTGCGCCTGGAAGCCAAGGTCCACGTGGTGACCTGTGCGGTGAACGCGGCGCAGAACATCGAGAAGTGCGTGCGCCGTTGCGGCCTGGAGATCGACGACATCATCCTCGAGCAGTTGGCCTCGGCCTATGCGGTGCTCACCGACGACGAGAAGGAACTGGGCGTGTGCCTGGTGGATATCGGCGGCGGTACCACCGATATGGCGATCTTCACCGAGGGCGCGATCCGCCACACGGCGGTGATCCCGATTGCCGGCGACCAGGTGACCAACGACATCGCCATGGCCCTGCGGACTCCGACCCAGTACGCCGAAGAGATCAAGATCCGCTACGCCTGTGCCCTGGCCAAGCTGGCCGGTGCCGGCGAGACCATCAAGGTGCCGAGCGTTGGCGATCGTCCGCCACGCGAGTTGTCGCGCCAGGCCCTGGCCGAAGTGGTCGAGCCACGCTACGACGAGCTGTTCACCCTGATCCAGGCAGAACTGCGTCGCAGCGGCTACGAAGACCTGATCCCGGCGGGCATCGTGCTCACCGGCGGTACATCGAAGATGGAAGGTGCGGTGGAACTGGCCGAAGAGATCTTCCACATGCCAGTCCGCCTGGGCGTGCCCCACAGCGTCAAGGGCCTGTCCGACGTAGTGCGCAACCCGATCTATTCCACCGGTGTCGGCCTGTTGCAATACGGTTTGCAGAAGCAGTCCGACGGCATCCAGTTCTCCGGTATCGGCAACCGCGACAGTTACAGCAGCGACGAGCCCAAGGCCGCCTTGATCGATCGAATCAAGAGCTGGGTGCAGGGCAACTTCTGA
- the ftsZ gene encoding cell division protein FtsZ, translating to MFELVDNIPQSPVIKVIGVGGGGGNAVNHMVKSNIEGVEFICANTDAQALKNIGARTILQLGTGVTKGLGAGANPEVGRQAALEDRERIAEVLAGTNMVFITTGMGGGTGTGAAPIIAEVAKEMGILTVAVVTRPFPFEGRKRMQIADEGIRALSESVDSLITIPNEKLLTILGKDASLLSAFAKADDVLAGAVRGISDIIKRPGMINVDFADVRTVMSEMGMAMMGTGCASGPNRAREATEAAIRNPLLEDVNLEGARGILVNITAGPDLSLGEYSDVGSIIEAFASEHAMVKVGTVIDPDMRDELHVTVVATGLGAKIEKPVKVIDNTVQTSMSSAQSQAPAPARQELPSVNYRDLDRPTVMRNQAQSNAATAAKLNPQDDLDYLDIPAFLRRQAD from the coding sequence ATGTTCGAACTCGTAGACAACATCCCGCAAAGTCCGGTAATCAAGGTTATCGGCGTAGGCGGTGGCGGCGGCAACGCGGTCAATCACATGGTCAAGAGCAACATCGAAGGCGTCGAGTTCATCTGCGCCAACACCGATGCTCAAGCGCTGAAGAACATCGGCGCGCGGACCATCCTGCAACTGGGTACCGGCGTGACCAAGGGCCTGGGTGCGGGTGCCAACCCGGAAGTCGGCCGCCAAGCCGCTCTGGAGGACCGCGAGCGTATCGCTGAAGTACTGGCGGGCACCAACATGGTGTTCATCACCACGGGCATGGGCGGCGGTACCGGTACCGGTGCGGCGCCGATCATCGCCGAAGTGGCCAAGGAAATGGGCATCCTCACCGTTGCGGTGGTGACTCGTCCGTTCCCGTTCGAAGGCCGCAAGCGCATGCAGATCGCCGATGAGGGCATCCGCGCGCTGAGCGAAAGCGTCGACTCGTTGATCACCATCCCCAACGAGAAGTTGCTGACCATCCTGGGTAAAGACGCCAGCCTGCTGTCGGCTTTCGCCAAGGCGGACGATGTATTGGCCGGTGCCGTTCGCGGTATCTCCGACATCATCAAGCGTCCAGGCATGATCAACGTCGACTTCGCCGACGTTCGTACCGTCATGAGCGAAATGGGCATGGCGATGATGGGTACCGGCTGCGCCAGCGGTCCGAACCGTGCGCGCGAAGCCACCGAGGCGGCGATCCGCAACCCGCTGCTGGAAGACGTGAACCTGGAAGGCGCTCGCGGCATCCTGGTGAACATCACCGCAGGTCCTGACCTGTCCCTGGGCGAGTACTCCGACGTGGGTAGCATCATCGAGGCCTTCGCGTCCGAGCACGCCATGGTCAAGGTCGGTACCGTTATCGATCCGGACATGCGCGACGAGTTGCACGTGACCGTGGTAGCAACCGGCCTGGGTGCGAAGATCGAGAAGCCTGTGAAGGTCATCGACAACACCGTTCAGACCTCCATGTCGTCCGCGCAGTCGCAAGCGCCAGCCCCTGCTCGCCAGGAGTTGCCGTCGGTGAACTACCGCGACCTGGATCGTCCGACCGTGATGCGTAATCAGGCGCAATCGAACGCGGCGACCGCAGCGAAGTTGAATCCGCAAGATGATCTGGACTACCTGGACATCCCGGCATTCCTGCGTCGTCAGGCCGATTGA
- the lpxC gene encoding UDP-3-O-acyl-N-acetylglucosamine deacetylase, whose translation MIKQRTLKNIIRATGVGLHSGEKVYLTLKPAPVDTGIVFCRADLDPVVQIPARAENVGETTMSTTLVNGDVKVDTVEHLLSAMAGLGIDNAYVELSASEVPIMDGSAGPFVFLIQSAGLEEQDAAKKFIRILREVTVEDGDKRATFVPFDGFKVSFEIDFDHPVFRDRTQSASVDFSSTSFVKEVSRARTFGFMSDIEYLRKHNLALGGSVENAIVVDSDGVLNEDGLRYEDEFVKHKILDAIGDLYLLGNSLIGEFKGFKSGHALNNQLLRKLIEQKDAWEVVTFEDASTAPISYMRPVAAV comes from the coding sequence ATGATTAAACAACGCACCCTGAAGAATATTATCCGTGCCACAGGTGTAGGCCTGCATTCCGGGGAGAAGGTATACCTGACCCTCAAGCCTGCGCCTGTCGACACCGGCATTGTGTTTTGTCGTGCCGACCTGGACCCTGTGGTGCAGATCCCTGCTCGCGCGGAAAATGTTGGCGAAACCACTATGTCGACGACACTGGTCAACGGTGACGTCAAGGTGGACACGGTGGAGCACTTGCTCTCGGCCATGGCTGGCCTGGGCATCGATAACGCCTACGTCGAGCTCTCCGCGTCCGAAGTCCCGATCATGGATGGTAGCGCCGGACCCTTCGTATTCCTGATTCAATCTGCCGGCCTCGAAGAACAGGACGCAGCTAAGAAGTTCATCCGCATCCTTCGTGAAGTGACGGTGGAAGACGGCGACAAGCGCGCCACTTTCGTACCTTTCGATGGTTTCAAAGTGAGCTTCGAGATCGATTTCGATCACCCGGTTTTCCGTGACCGCACCCAGAGTGCAAGCGTGGATTTCTCCAGTACTTCGTTCGTAAAAGAAGTCAGTCGCGCCCGTACCTTTGGTTTCATGAGTGATATCGAGTACCTGCGCAAGCACAACCTCGCACTCGGCGGCAGCGTCGAAAACGCCATTGTGGTCGATTCGGATGGCGTGCTGAACGAAGACGGTCTTCGCTACGAAGACGAGTTCGTCAAGCACAAGATCCTGGATGCAATTGGTGACCTCTACCTGCTGGGCAACAGCCTGATTGGTGAGTTCAAAGGCTTCAAGTCGGGCCACGCACTGAACAACCAGCTACTGCGCAAGTTGATTGAGCAGAAAGATGCCTGGGAAGTGGTGACCTTCGAAGATGCCAGCACTGCACCGATCTCTTACATGCGTCCAGTCGCGGCCGTGTAA
- a CDS encoding GGDEF domain-containing protein, protein MSLSSATSRTGTPASNSERLLILASSLIVAAILGIVTFLLIRERASAEQAAIRAANNIVQLIDADVMRNVELYDQSLKGLISAAQRSDLDHVSAAIRHLALFDRASAAPYKGDILLLDKHGDVLADSASVQPRKANFADREYFRLHAANPAPGMMISRPFRARTTEQDWRISFSRRLNGENGEFQGVAEAAMRLSYFNQLFKNLDIGRNGTINLISREGILLAQQPQLADDLVGKDFSQRPNFVRFLREGYGSFSSISSVDQMPRLYTFSKVGDLPLIVIVALATDEVFGSWRRTALLVSGATGALCIALLWLTLLLCRELRRRHNAEQELARLASIDALTGLANRRTLDLALKNEWARAQRSLQPLSLLMIDVDHFKNFNDRFGHPMGDQALHLVAQTIAACIGRPTDLAARYGGEEFAVVLPGTDTVGASLLAEKIRTSIQDLPAISEQAASLTVSIGINTWSGNPGASQQEWLNNADKALYQAKSSGRNRVVSNMSQGCSRRSA, encoded by the coding sequence ATGAGCTTGAGCAGTGCGACATCCCGCACAGGGACACCCGCATCAAACTCCGAACGATTGTTGATCCTGGCCAGTTCGCTGATCGTCGCGGCCATCCTCGGCATCGTCACCTTCCTGCTGATTCGCGAGCGTGCCTCCGCCGAACAGGCCGCCATTCGTGCCGCAAACAACATCGTGCAACTGATCGATGCCGATGTGATGCGTAACGTGGAACTCTACGATCAGTCGCTCAAAGGGCTGATCAGCGCGGCACAACGCAGCGACCTGGATCATGTTTCCGCCGCCATTCGCCACCTGGCTCTCTTCGATCGTGCCAGCGCCGCCCCCTACAAGGGCGATATCCTGTTGCTGGACAAGCACGGCGACGTCCTTGCCGACTCGGCCTCGGTGCAGCCACGCAAGGCCAACTTCGCCGATCGTGAGTACTTCCGACTCCATGCCGCCAACCCGGCACCGGGGATGATGATCAGCCGGCCATTCCGTGCCCGTACCACCGAACAGGATTGGCGCATCAGCTTCAGCCGTCGCCTCAATGGCGAGAACGGCGAGTTCCAGGGCGTCGCCGAGGCGGCCATGCGCCTGAGCTATTTCAACCAACTGTTCAAGAACCTCGATATCGGCCGCAACGGCACGATCAACCTGATCAGCCGAGAAGGCATCCTCCTGGCACAACAACCACAGCTGGCCGACGACCTGGTGGGCAAGGACTTCAGCCAGCGTCCCAACTTCGTACGTTTCCTGCGTGAGGGCTATGGCAGCTTCAGCAGCATTTCCAGCGTTGACCAGATGCCACGGCTGTACACCTTCTCCAAGGTTGGCGACCTGCCGTTGATCGTCATCGTCGCCTTGGCTACCGACGAAGTCTTCGGCTCGTGGCGGCGCACCGCGCTGCTGGTCAGCGGCGCTACGGGAGCGCTGTGCATCGCGTTGCTCTGGCTGACCTTGTTGCTGTGTCGTGAACTACGACGCCGGCACAACGCCGAGCAGGAACTGGCTCGCCTGGCCTCCATCGACGCCCTCACCGGCCTGGCCAATCGCCGTACGCTGGACCTGGCCCTGAAAAATGAATGGGCCCGGGCCCAGCGCTCACTCCAACCGCTGTCGCTGCTGATGATCGATGTCGATCACTTCAAGAATTTCAATGATCGCTTCGGCCACCCCATGGGGGACCAGGCGTTGCATCTGGTGGCACAAACCATCGCGGCCTGCATCGGCCGGCCGACCGATCTGGCAGCCCGCTACGGCGGCGAGGAATTCGCCGTGGTTCTACCCGGCACCGATACCGTCGGGGCCTCGCTATTAGCGGAAAAGATCCGCACCAGCATCCAGGACTTGCCGGCCATCAGCGAACAGGCCGCTTCCCTGACCGTGAGCATCGGCATCAATACCTGGTCGGGCAACCCGGGTGCCAGCCAGCAGGAGTGGTTGAACAACGCCGACAAGGCGCTGTATCAGGCCAAGTCCAGCGGACGCAACCGAGTGGTTTCCAATATGTCCCAGGGCTGTTCCAGGCGCAGCGCCTGA
- a CDS encoding OprD family porin, protein MFRTSLKVSPLFIAIAATIPSLAQAAEDSATEGFVAGSSLKLNARNYYMNRNRQQHKDDNIEWGQGFLGVFQSGYTEGTVGFGVDANAMLGLKLDGGGGTDGSSILPISRSGKDGGKAPGSFSTAGATLKMRAFDTELKAGDLFLNNPVIAGGMSRMLPQTFRGVSLTNHSFDGWLIEGGQASFTKLYNQSGHKRIGTAYGALPSNDESRHLNWAGVAWSGVPGLTSSLYASELKDIWNQYYYDLDYTYAVNDLVSLNPGLHYYHTQDTGKALLGNIDNNTYSLHFTVGVGSHSVTAAYQRVNGNTPFDYINQGDSIYLDNSQQYSDFNGPNERSWKLKYAYDFAGIGLPGLTSALSYSRGELDLTKVNPNSPGYSSWYSADGKNAKHWERDLDIKYVVQGGKAKDLAVRLQWATNRGGNGYRVVDNDTDEYRVIVDYPINVF, encoded by the coding sequence TTGTTTAGGACTTCGCTAAAGGTCAGCCCACTATTCATTGCAATCGCTGCAACTATCCCGAGCCTCGCACAAGCCGCCGAGGACAGCGCGACCGAGGGTTTCGTCGCCGGTTCGAGCCTCAAGCTCAACGCCCGCAACTACTACATGAACCGCAACCGCCAACAGCATAAGGATGACAACATCGAGTGGGGCCAAGGCTTCCTGGGGGTTTTCCAGTCCGGCTATACCGAGGGCACCGTCGGTTTCGGCGTGGATGCCAATGCCATGCTCGGCCTCAAGCTCGATGGCGGTGGCGGCACCGATGGCTCGAGCATCCTGCCGATCAGCCGCAGCGGCAAGGACGGCGGCAAGGCCCCGGGCTCCTTCTCCACCGCCGGCGCGACCCTGAAGATGCGCGCCTTCGACACCGAATTGAAAGCCGGTGACCTGTTCCTCAACAACCCGGTGATCGCCGGGGGCATGAGCCGCATGCTGCCGCAGACTTTCCGTGGCGTGAGCCTGACCAACCACAGCTTCGACGGCTGGTTGATCGAAGGTGGCCAGGCCAGCTTCACCAAGCTCTACAACCAGAGCGGCCACAAGCGCATTGGTACCGCCTACGGCGCCTTGCCCAGCAATGACGAAAGCCGTCACCTGAACTGGGCCGGGGTGGCCTGGAGCGGCGTGCCGGGACTGACCAGCAGCCTCTATGCCTCCGAGCTCAAGGACATCTGGAACCAGTACTACTACGACCTGGACTACACCTACGCGGTCAATGACCTGGTCAGCCTCAACCCCGGCCTGCACTACTACCACACCCAGGACACCGGCAAGGCCCTGCTGGGCAACATCGACAACAACACCTACAGCCTGCACTTCACCGTCGGCGTAGGTAGCCACAGCGTCACCGCCGCCTACCAGCGGGTCAACGGCAATACACCGTTCGACTACATCAACCAGGGTGACAGCATCTACCTGGACAACTCCCAGCAGTACTCGGACTTCAACGGCCCCAACGAACGCTCGTGGAAGCTCAAGTACGCCTATGACTTCGCCGGCATCGGCCTGCCTGGCCTGACCTCGGCGCTATCCTATTCGCGCGGCGAGCTGGACCTGACCAAGGTCAATCCGAACAGCCCTGGTTACTCCAGCTGGTACAGCGCCGATGGCAAGAATGCCAAGCATTGGGAACGCGACCTGGATATCAAGTACGTGGTGCAGGGCGGCAAGGCCAAGGACCTGGCGGTGCGCCTGCAATGGGCAACCAACCGGGGTGGCAATGGTTACCGCGTCGTGGATAACGACACCGACGAATACCGTGTGATCGTCGACTACCCGATCAATGTCTTCTAA
- a CDS encoding heavy metal sensor histidine kinase — protein sequence MPSNSIALRLSGLFTLVALLIFLLIGGALYQQVDKGLGQLPEAELDARYSVLESALTRYGNPEHWGKISAKLKLLSEEDKRIRFWAISGDPDYEYGNPDARLRAFAQGPLGMRDLSLDEHPYPLRVLVSQLPAKEQRPPLRFLIAIDTEAFHQTQHQLLIALIGLAIVGVLLASALGYWVARIGLKPLIKLSQEAQRLAPPRLSGRLQLSPLPPELSQFVNSFNSTLERVELAYSRLESFNADVAHELRSPLTNLIGQTQVALTRGRSAEHYFEVLQSNLEELERLRSIVNDMLFLASADQGSKATKLTSTSLATEVATTLDYLDFILEDAQVRVEVQGDAQVRIEIAHLRRALINLLSNAVQHTAAGEVIRVRIEVQEQQVAIAVSNPGQGIASEHLPRLFERFYRVDASRSNSGANHGLGLAIVKAIALMHGGDVFVRSDRGINTFGLYLPR from the coding sequence GTGCCGAGTAACTCCATCGCCCTGCGCCTGAGCGGCTTGTTCACCCTGGTGGCGCTGCTGATCTTCCTGCTGATCGGCGGGGCGCTCTATCAACAGGTGGACAAGGGCCTGGGCCAGTTGCCGGAGGCCGAGCTGGATGCGCGCTACAGCGTGCTGGAGTCAGCCTTGACCCGCTATGGCAACCCCGAACACTGGGGCAAGATCAGCGCCAAGCTCAAGCTGCTCAGCGAGGAAGACAAGCGCATCCGCTTCTGGGCCATCAGCGGCGACCCGGACTATGAATACGGCAATCCCGATGCGCGGCTCCGCGCCTTTGCCCAGGGCCCGTTGGGCATGCGCGACTTGAGCCTGGACGAGCATCCCTATCCGTTGCGGGTGCTGGTCAGCCAGTTGCCGGCCAAGGAACAGCGCCCGCCCCTGCGCTTTTTGATTGCCATCGACACCGAGGCCTTCCACCAAACCCAGCACCAGTTGCTGATTGCCTTGATCGGCCTGGCCATCGTCGGCGTTCTGCTGGCCTCGGCCCTGGGCTATTGGGTGGCGCGGATCGGCCTCAAGCCGCTGATCAAGCTGTCCCAGGAAGCCCAGCGCCTGGCCCCGCCAAGGCTCTCGGGGCGCCTGCAGCTGTCACCGCTGCCACCGGAGCTGAGCCAGTTCGTCAACTCGTTCAACTCCACCCTGGAACGGGTCGAACTGGCTTACTCGCGCCTGGAGTCGTTCAACGCCGACGTGGCCCATGAGCTGCGCTCGCCACTGACCAACCTGATCGGCCAGACCCAGGTGGCCCTGACCCGGGGGCGCTCCGCGGAGCACTACTTCGAGGTGCTGCAATCGAATCTCGAAGAACTGGAACGGTTGCGCTCGATCGTCAACGACATGCTGTTCCTGGCCAGCGCCGACCAGGGCAGCAAGGCCACCAAGCTCACCAGCACCTCCCTGGCCACGGAGGTGGCGACCACCCTGGACTACCTGGATTTCATCCTCGAAGACGCCCAGGTCAGGGTCGAGGTCCAGGGCGACGCCCAGGTCCGCATCGAGATCGCCCACCTGCGCCGGGCGCTGATCAACCTGCTGAGCAACGCCGTGCAGCACACCGCCGCCGGCGAAGTGATCCGGGTCCGGATCGAGGTTCAGGAACAACAAGTGGCGATCGCCGTCAGCAATCCGGGACAGGGCATCGCCAGCGAACACCTGCCGCGCTTGTTCGAGCGTTTCTACCGGGTGGACGCCTCACGCAGCAACAGCGGCGCCAACCATGGATTGGGCCTGGCCATCGTCAAGGCCATCGCCCTGATGCACGGCGGCGACGTCTTCGTGCGCAGCGATCGAGGGATCAATACCTTCGGTCTCTACCTGCCCCGCTGA
- a CDS encoding heavy metal response regulator transcription factor, whose product MRVLIIEDEEKTADYLHRGLTEQGYTVDLARDGIEGLHLALEADYGVIVLDVMLPGLDGFGVLRALRARKQTPVIMLTARERVEDRIRGLRDGADDYLGKPFSFLELVARLQALTRRSGGHEPVQISIADLWIDLISRKASRAGTRLDLTAKEFSLLSVLARRQGEILSKTAIAEMVWDINFDSDANVVEVAIKRLRAKLDGPFEHKLLHTIRGMGYVLENRSAE is encoded by the coding sequence ATGCGCGTTCTGATTATCGAAGACGAAGAAAAAACCGCGGACTACCTGCATCGCGGATTGACCGAGCAAGGTTATACCGTGGACCTGGCCCGGGATGGCATCGAGGGCCTGCACCTGGCCCTGGAAGCCGACTATGGCGTGATCGTGCTCGATGTCATGCTGCCGGGCCTGGACGGCTTCGGCGTGCTGCGGGCCCTGCGCGCGCGCAAGCAGACCCCGGTGATCATGCTCACCGCCCGAGAACGGGTGGAAGACCGGATCAGGGGCCTGCGCGATGGCGCCGACGACTACCTGGGCAAGCCGTTTTCCTTTCTCGAACTGGTGGCTCGATTGCAGGCCCTGACCCGGCGCAGTGGCGGCCACGAACCGGTGCAAATCAGCATCGCCGACCTGTGGATCGACCTGATCAGTCGCAAGGCCAGCCGCGCCGGTACTCGCCTGGACCTGACCGCCAAGGAGTTCTCGCTGCTCAGTGTGCTGGCACGGCGCCAGGGTGAGATCCTCTCCAAGACCGCCATTGCCGAGATGGTCTGGGACATCAATTTCGACAGCGACGCCAACGTCGTGGAGGTGGCGATCAAGCGTCTGCGGGCCAAGCTCGACGGGCCTTTCGAACACAAGTTGCTGCATACCATCCGCGGCATGGGCTACGTACTGGAGAACCGCAGTGCCGAGTAA